The Medicago truncatula cultivar Jemalong A17 chromosome 4, MtrunA17r5.0-ANR, whole genome shotgun sequence genome includes a region encoding these proteins:
- the LOC11437729 gene encoding nudix hydrolase 19, chloroplastic: protein MSINFNFNAFAGNPLRSILPSAAALQSLNTTILQNDHSSSSPNFKVLPFRNGRPLASSTAGFGDSPPIWHLGWINLDDLRGIFENSGAQLNGDSFVYLGSSVEEDNVYWAIDVSDKVPELGTDKEMELSFVELRTLMVATDWEDLKAMENLTIAGNAKALLEWHKTSQFCGHCGAKTVSMEAGRRKQCSNDSCKKRIYPRLDPVVIMLVIDRENDSVLLGTRPKLISRLWSCLSGFTEQGESLEEAVRRETWEESGIEVGEVVYHSSQPWPVGPNSVPYQLMVGFFAYAKSREITVDKKELEDAQWFSREDIRKALMMAEYKKAQRTAATKVEQMCKGVEKSRSLAADFNVESGELAPIFVPGPFAIAHHLISSWAFSDQNTL from the exons ATGTCCATAAACTTTAACTTTAATGCCTTTGCCGGCAACCCTCTACGCTCAATTCTACCCTCCgcagcagctctccaatccctCAACACAACAATTCTACAAAACGATCACTCTTCTTCTTCCCCGAATTTCAAGGTACTTCCTTTCAGAAATGGAAGGCCTTTAGCTTCTTCCACTGCCGGTTTCGGTGACTCTCCGCCGATTTGGCATCTGGGTTGGATCAATTTGGATGACCTCAGAGGTATTTTTGAAAACTCCGGTGCCCAGTTGAATGGAGACTCGTTTGTCTACTTGGGTTCGAGTGTAGAGGAAGATAACGTTTACTGGGCTATCGATGTTTCTGATAAGGTACCTGAATTGGGTACTGACAAGGAGATGGAGTTGAGTTTTGTAGAGCTCCGGACTCTCATGGTGGCCACTGATTGGGAGGATTTGAAAGCAATGGAAAACTTGACTATTGCTGGTAAT GCCAAGGCACTGCTAGAATGGCACAAGACTTCACAATTTTGTGGACATTGTGGTGCGAAAACTGTTTCAATGGAAGCTGGGAGACGGAAGCAATGTTCGAATGATTCTTGCAAGAAAAGGATATATCCACGTCTTGATCCA GTGGTAATTATGCTTGTAATTGATAGAGAGAATGACTCTGTTCTCTTGGGTACACGGCCAAAGCTTATTTCTCGATTGTGGAGCTGCTTATCTGGTTTCACAGAG CAAGGAGAAAGCTTGGAGGAAGCTGTAAGAAGAGAAACTTGGGAAGAGAGTGGTATTGAAGTGGGAGAAGTTGTATATCACAGTTCTCAGCCATGGCCTG TTGGACCAAACAGCGTTCCATACCAGCTGATGGTTGGATTCTTTGCATATGCGAAATCACGCGAAATAACTGTCGACAAGAAAGAGTTAGAAG ATGCTCAGTGGTTCAGTAGAGAAGATATAAGAAAAGCATTGATGATGGCTGAATACAAGAAAGCCCAAAGAACAGCAGCAACAAAGGTAGAACAAATGTGTAAGGGAGTAGAAAAGAGTAGGAGTTTGGCTGCAGATTTCAACGTGGAAAGTGGTGAACTTGCTCCAATATTTGTTCCCGGACCTTTTGCCATAGCCCATCACCTTATTTCCTCTTGGGCCTTCTCAGATCAAAATACACTGTAA